Proteins encoded by one window of Lathyrus oleraceus cultivar Zhongwan6 chromosome 1, CAAS_Psat_ZW6_1.0, whole genome shotgun sequence:
- the LOC127092427 gene encoding secreted RxLR effector protein 161-like: protein MGKMKYFLGLQIKQLKDGIFINQSKYCKELLKRFDMDSCKAMYTPMGSGTYVDQDESGVSIDITKYQGMIGFVLYLTVSHLDIMFSGCLYAQFQANPKESYLTAVKRTMKYLKGTTNVGLWYPKGSICDLVGYSDSDYAGCKIDRKSTSGTCHILGNALVYWVCKKESCVALSTAEAEYIAVGSCCAQILWLKQQLSDFGLNLGCIPLR, encoded by the coding sequence atgggtaagATGAAATATTTTCTTGGACTCCAAATTAAGCAACTAAAGGATGGCATATtcatcaaccaatcaaagtattGCAAAGAGTTGTTGAAACGATTCGACATGGATAGTTGCAAGGCAATGTATACTCCAATGGGATCCggaacttatgttgatcaagatgaatcagGTGTTTCGATTGATATTACAAAGTATCAAGGTATGATTGGTTTTGTACTATATTTGACGGTAAGTCATCTTGATATAATGTTTAGTGGGTGTCTTTATGCGCAGTTTCAAGCCAATCCAAAGGAATCATATCTCACCGCTGTTAAAAGGAccatgaagtatctcaaaggaacaacgaaTGTAGGCctatggtatccaaaaggtagtatatgTGATTTAGTTGGATATTCTGACTCGGATTATGCAGGTTGCAAAATTGATAGAAAAAGTACAAGTGGAACATGTCACATCCTAGGAAATGCATTAGTTTATTGGGTGTGTAAGAAAGAATCATGTGTTGCTCTTAGCACcgcagaagcagaatacatagcagTAGGAAGTTGTTGTGCTCAGATTctatggctaaagcaacaactgAGTGATTTCGGACTAAATCTTGGATGCATACCACTTCGATGA